In the genome of Streptomyces globosus, one region contains:
- a CDS encoding putative baseplate assembly protein, translating into MALPAPRLDDRRFQQFVDDAKRFIQQRCPEWSDHNVSDPGVTLVEAVAHMADQLVYRLNRVPEKNHLAFLDLLGMTLFPPSAARAPVTFWLAAPQPEPVVLPAGTEVATGRTETDEAVVFATDQDLALVPCELARLLTQGAGEAPADRTDEVAAGADVPVFAAAPQPGDLLLFGLSAAVPACAAVLRVDSRVDGVGVDPRQPPLVWEAWTPDGWARCEVSSDSTGGLNRPGEVVLHVPAGHRVSRLGGLEAGWVRCRVTAALPGQPFYTSSPTVRDAAAFTIGGTVGATHAEVVRGEPLGEAEGVPGQRVRLAQVPVVGDAVVEVSDGEGWQAWRCVPDFAASGPADRHFTLDATTGEIAFGPAVREPDGSLRQFGAVPAKGAALRAARYAVGGGRTGNVARGAIQVLRSSVPYIARVENREAARGGVDGETVAEARVRAPIALRAQERAVTARDYEELTRRAAPEAARIQCLAAGSDPADGENAVRVLVVPQAVTDRGGRLRFEQLVPGEELLARISAFLDERRPLGTRLAVGPPFYQGVTVVATVHCYRAAVADRVREEALDALYAYLDPLAGGALGRGWPFGRSLRSGEVFAALQRVPGVELVDEVLLHPADPLTGRRGDATDRVDLGPSALLFPFDHRVRVIEAR; encoded by the coding sequence ATGGCCCTGCCCGCCCCCCGGCTCGACGACCGGCGCTTCCAGCAGTTCGTGGACGACGCCAAGCGGTTCATCCAGCAGCGGTGCCCCGAGTGGAGCGACCACAACGTCTCCGACCCGGGGGTCACCCTCGTCGAGGCGGTCGCGCACATGGCCGACCAGCTCGTCTACCGGCTGAACCGGGTCCCGGAGAAGAACCACCTGGCCTTCCTCGACCTGCTCGGCATGACGCTGTTCCCGCCGTCCGCGGCCCGCGCCCCGGTGACGTTCTGGCTGGCCGCGCCGCAGCCGGAGCCGGTGGTGCTGCCGGCCGGGACGGAGGTGGCGACGGGCCGTACGGAGACCGACGAGGCGGTGGTGTTCGCCACGGACCAGGACCTGGCCCTGGTCCCGTGCGAGCTGGCGCGGCTGCTCACCCAGGGTGCGGGCGAGGCGCCCGCCGACCGCACGGACGAGGTGGCGGCCGGCGCCGACGTGCCGGTGTTCGCGGCCGCCCCGCAGCCGGGCGACCTGCTGCTGTTCGGCCTGTCGGCGGCCGTGCCGGCCTGCGCGGCGGTGCTGCGCGTGGACAGCAGGGTCGACGGCGTCGGCGTGGACCCGCGGCAGCCGCCGCTGGTGTGGGAGGCGTGGACCCCGGACGGCTGGGCGCGCTGCGAGGTGTCGTCGGATTCGACGGGCGGCCTGAACCGGCCGGGCGAGGTCGTGCTGCACGTCCCGGCCGGGCACCGGGTGTCGCGGCTGGGCGGTCTGGAGGCGGGCTGGGTGCGGTGCCGGGTGACGGCGGCCCTGCCGGGGCAGCCGTTCTACACGTCGTCGCCGACGGTACGGGACGCGGCCGCGTTCACCATCGGCGGGACGGTCGGCGCCACACACGCGGAAGTGGTGCGTGGCGAGCCGCTCGGGGAGGCCGAGGGCGTACCGGGGCAGCGGGTGCGGCTGGCGCAGGTGCCGGTCGTCGGCGACGCAGTGGTGGAGGTGTCCGACGGGGAGGGCTGGCAGGCGTGGCGCTGCGTGCCCGACTTCGCGGCGTCCGGGCCCGCGGACCGGCACTTCACCCTCGACGCGACGACCGGCGAGATCGCCTTCGGCCCGGCTGTACGCGAACCCGACGGCTCGCTGCGGCAGTTCGGTGCGGTCCCCGCGAAGGGGGCGGCCCTGCGCGCGGCCCGGTACGCGGTGGGCGGCGGCCGCACGGGGAACGTGGCCCGCGGGGCGATCCAGGTGCTGCGCAGCTCCGTCCCGTACATCGCCCGCGTGGAGAACCGGGAGGCGGCCCGCGGCGGGGTGGACGGGGAGACGGTGGCGGAGGCGCGGGTGCGGGCGCCGATCGCGCTGCGCGCCCAGGAGCGGGCGGTGACGGCACGGGACTACGAGGAGCTGACCCGGCGGGCCGCGCCGGAGGCGGCCCGCATCCAGTGCCTGGCCGCCGGGTCGGACCCGGCGGACGGGGAGAACGCGGTCCGGGTCCTCGTCGTCCCGCAGGCGGTGACCGACCGGGGCGGGCGGCTGCGCTTCGAGCAGCTGGTGCCGGGGGAGGAGCTGCTGGCGCGGATCTCCGCGTTCCTCGACGAGCGGCGGCCGCTGGGCACCCGGCTGGCCGTCGGGCCGCCGTTCTACCAGGGCGTGACGGTGGTGGCGACGGTGCACTGCTACCGGGCCGCTGTCGCCGACCGGGTCCGCGAGGAGGCGCTGGACGCGCTGTACGCCTACCTCGACCCGCTGGCCGGCGGCGCCCTCGGCCGGGGCTGGCCGTTCGGCCGTTCGCTGCGCTCCGGCGAGGTGTTCGCGGCGCTGCAGCGGGTACCGGGCGTGGAGCTGGTCGACGAGGTCCTGCTGCATCCCGCGGACCCGCTGACGGGGCGGCGCGGTGACGCCACGGACCGGGTCGACCTGGGGCCGTCGGCGCTGCTCTTCCCGTTCGACCACCGGGTCCGCGTCATCGAGGCCCGGTGA
- a CDS encoding GPW/gp25 family protein, whose translation MSEHFVGAGWAFPLRIDPGGAIALARRDREVEEAMRLVLATAPGERPMRPEFGCAVHDLVFAPSNDATAGRIRHEVRAALDRWEPRIEVHDVTVAPAPDDPAVLHIDVRYALRGTSNPRSLVFPFYVIPPEGPETDESERH comes from the coding sequence GTGAGCGAGCACTTCGTCGGCGCCGGGTGGGCGTTCCCGCTGCGGATCGACCCGGGCGGCGCGATCGCACTGGCCCGCCGCGACCGCGAGGTCGAGGAGGCCATGCGGCTCGTCCTGGCGACCGCGCCCGGAGAGCGCCCGATGCGGCCGGAGTTCGGGTGCGCGGTGCACGACCTGGTCTTCGCCCCGTCCAACGACGCGACGGCCGGCCGCATCCGGCACGAGGTGCGCGCCGCCCTGGACCGCTGGGAGCCGCGCATCGAGGTCCACGACGTGACGGTGGCCCCCGCCCCCGACGACCCGGCGGTGCTGCACATCGACGTCCGGTACGCCCTGCGCGGCACCAGCAACCCGCGCAGTCTCGTCTTCCCCTTCTACGTGATCCCGCCCGAGGGCCCCGAGACCGACGAAAGCGAACGACACTGA
- a CDS encoding methyltransferase produces the protein MIRQQTGPTALAEADLAALGSAAELVRTSGTVSRMLRTLAPALGEAERESLAAWCVPAHAAVLVFPTAPGQLAGALAGMGLAASGPPTPSTVVRDRLRARYGIRPDALEVSIVRAAVPTEDGGLGEVEVFSLPVPPTAGPGPGPGSPGGFGADTGACLRHLVRRERAERNEAHVAFRVAAADEVVFAGLRFLLVERAGMRPDGGGYNPHEDVTVLYFRSAAPAGTPYARLELLMPGHRTSALAAHRLVERDEPGRTLLELMTGAWRTQAIAVAAELGVFDALSPDAGGPAAVADLAARVGADPDGLDRLLRYLATLGLLAGPYGPGADTYAPTGLGELLRADAPHSMRPLALMYGGPFYESFGQLLYAVRTGGDAFAHHFGAHHFPYFAEHPPWDTAFDQSMQASSLMFGPIPAVVDRPGVDVVVDVAGGNGELMKQILAAAPRLRGVLLEREHVVAAARGRLREAGVADRCTFRVGDFTEAVPGGGDVYVLSRVLHDWDDRGCADILRRCAEAMPEEAELLVVERLLPPDGQNSLAVAWNLHMLCNVGGRERTLEHYRRLLAEAGFDLVETAPLPLDGSLLRARRKGAAAPAFPVPSRSELA, from the coding sequence ATGATCCGACAGCAGACCGGTCCCACGGCCTTGGCCGAGGCGGACCTGGCGGCGCTCGGGAGCGCCGCGGAGCTCGTCCGCACCTCGGGCACGGTCTCCCGGATGCTCCGCACGCTGGCGCCCGCCCTCGGCGAGGCCGAGCGGGAGTCCCTCGCCGCCTGGTGCGTGCCCGCGCACGCCGCCGTCCTCGTCTTCCCCACCGCTCCCGGCCAGTTGGCGGGTGCCCTGGCCGGGATGGGACTGGCGGCCTCCGGCCCGCCGACACCCAGCACCGTCGTACGGGACCGGCTGCGCGCCCGCTACGGCATCCGCCCGGACGCGCTGGAAGTGTCCATCGTGCGGGCCGCCGTTCCCACCGAGGACGGCGGGCTCGGCGAGGTCGAGGTGTTCTCCCTGCCCGTGCCGCCGACCGCCGGCCCCGGCCCGGGCCCCGGCTCGCCGGGCGGGTTCGGCGCGGACACCGGCGCCTGCCTCCGGCACCTGGTGCGGCGCGAGCGCGCGGAGCGCAACGAGGCGCACGTCGCGTTCCGTGTCGCAGCCGCCGACGAGGTCGTCTTCGCGGGCCTGCGGTTCCTGCTGGTGGAGCGGGCCGGGATGCGGCCCGACGGCGGCGGCTACAACCCGCACGAGGACGTCACGGTGCTGTACTTCCGCTCCGCCGCCCCCGCCGGCACGCCGTACGCGCGGCTGGAGCTGCTGATGCCGGGCCACCGCACGTCCGCGCTGGCAGCCCACCGCCTGGTCGAGCGGGACGAGCCGGGCAGGACGCTGCTGGAGCTGATGACGGGCGCCTGGCGGACCCAGGCCATCGCCGTGGCAGCCGAGTTGGGGGTCTTCGACGCACTGTCCCCCGACGCGGGCGGCCCCGCCGCCGTCGCCGACCTCGCGGCCCGCGTCGGAGCCGACCCGGACGGCCTCGACCGGCTCCTGCGCTACCTCGCCACGCTCGGGCTGCTCGCGGGACCGTACGGGCCGGGCGCCGACACGTACGCGCCGACCGGCCTCGGCGAGCTGCTCCGCGCCGACGCGCCGCACTCGATGCGGCCGCTGGCGCTGATGTACGGCGGCCCGTTCTACGAGTCGTTCGGGCAGCTGCTGTACGCGGTGCGCACCGGCGGCGACGCCTTCGCGCACCACTTCGGCGCCCACCACTTCCCCTACTTCGCCGAGCACCCGCCGTGGGACACCGCCTTCGACCAGTCCATGCAGGCCAGTTCGCTGATGTTCGGCCCGATCCCGGCGGTCGTGGACCGGCCCGGCGTGGACGTCGTCGTCGACGTGGCAGGCGGCAACGGCGAGCTGATGAAGCAGATCCTTGCCGCCGCTCCGCGGCTGCGGGGCGTCCTGCTGGAGCGGGAGCACGTGGTCGCCGCGGCCCGCGGCCGGCTCCGCGAGGCGGGCGTCGCCGACCGCTGCACGTTCCGGGTCGGCGACTTCACCGAGGCCGTACCCGGCGGCGGCGACGTGTACGTGCTCTCCCGGGTCCTGCACGACTGGGACGACCGCGGCTGCGCCGACATCCTGCGGCGCTGCGCCGAGGCGATGCCCGAGGAGGCCGAACTCCTCGTCGTCGAGAGGCTCCTGCCGCCGGACGGCCAGAACTCCCTCGCCGTCGCCTGGAACCTGCACATGCTGTGCAACGTCGGCGGCCGCGAGAGGACCCTGGAGCACTACCGGCGCCTGCTCGCCGAGGCCGGGTTCGACCTCGTGGAGACCGCGCCGCTGCCGCTCGACGGCTCCCTGCTGCGGGCCCGCCGCAAGGGCGCCGCCGCCCCCGCCTTCCCCGTCCCCTCCCGTTCGGAGCTCGCGTAG
- a CDS encoding phage tail protein, whose amino-acid sequence MSGAAAADGAGRAPSARGAVEGLASPRPLGEALPAVYADDDLAQRFVTGLDAMLAPVFNVLDCLEAYFDPALAPADFVDWLADWVGAELSGTEPLEARRAAVAAAAALHRLRGTRRGLAQAVRQSFGVWPRITESGGAAWSAKPLGPFPGSPRAALHVRLALPEPGPADVHRLHAVVAAARPAHLPFTVEVAAAPGPPPSAPPAV is encoded by the coding sequence GTGAGCGGCGCCGCGGCCGCGGACGGTGCCGGGCGGGCGCCGTCGGCCCGGGGCGCGGTGGAGGGCCTTGCGTCACCGCGCCCGCTGGGCGAGGCGCTGCCGGCCGTGTACGCGGACGACGACCTGGCCCAGCGGTTCGTGACCGGGCTGGACGCCATGCTCGCCCCGGTGTTCAACGTCCTGGACTGTCTGGAGGCGTACTTCGACCCGGCGCTCGCCCCCGCGGACTTCGTCGACTGGCTCGCCGACTGGGTCGGGGCCGAACTCTCCGGCACCGAGCCGCTGGAGGCGCGCCGTGCGGCGGTCGCCGCGGCCGCCGCCCTGCACCGGCTGCGGGGAACCCGGCGCGGCCTTGCGCAGGCGGTGCGGCAGTCGTTCGGGGTGTGGCCGCGGATCACCGAGAGCGGCGGGGCCGCCTGGTCCGCGAAGCCGCTCGGCCCGTTCCCGGGCTCGCCCCGGGCGGCCCTGCACGTCCGCCTGGCCCTGCCGGAGCCCGGGCCGGCCGACGTGCACCGGCTGCACGCGGTGGTGGCCGCGGCCCGGCCCGCGCACCTGCCGTTCACCGTGGAGGTGGCGGCCGCGCCCGGCCCGCCGCCCTCTGCGCCCCCTGCTGTCTGA
- a CDS encoding VgrG-related protein has translation MSENTYTTLLHVRLGGAVLPDPLAALLTEGWVDASVNVPSAFQLVFTDGDSSLTQLYPQLAVGSKAVISPFADGVRGTPLITGEVTAVEVDTEPGAGRRLVLRGYDPGHRLLRNRRVAGYPQMTASDIVRRIAAQCGLALGRVDATPTVYELATQPNITDWDYLSRLAAENDVRLSFDPDGRLEFAALRPASGAPAETTPALQSPYVLEWGHNVLQSRVALTSAGQVDRVTVRGWDMLAKRPLAAPAPAGSSPDVLADLSAEQLAAPFGRAELNATRTPYTAASEVAHAARALADDVAGSFAELEVAVTGNPGLLPGRPVAVKGAGFPFEGKYTATGVRHVFASGRPYVTWLTVSGRQFRSLYGLASGGAGGGDGGSGGAAAALPGVAVALVTNVKDPLGLGRVRLRFPWLSDTYESGWCRVAQFGGTGGGGLLLPDVNDEVLCAFDRGSLEHPYVLAGLYNGVDRATPEPDGIAVVDPTGGKVNWRSLTARSGHTVELLERSGAARSGSGIRLSTGDGAVTVRLDEARTELTVTSDGTVTIRGARGVAVESGGDLALSATGELKLSGGTGLVLESGRGVDVRARVGVDVQTPGRVGIQALGNVGITAATVALTGVTTRNGVPF, from the coding sequence ATGAGCGAGAACACGTACACCACCCTCCTGCACGTCCGGTTGGGCGGTGCAGTGCTGCCCGACCCGCTCGCCGCGCTCCTCACGGAGGGCTGGGTCGACGCAAGCGTGAACGTCCCCTCCGCCTTCCAGCTCGTCTTCACCGACGGCGACAGCTCCCTCACACAGCTGTACCCGCAGCTGGCGGTCGGCTCGAAGGCGGTGATCAGCCCGTTCGCCGACGGTGTCCGCGGCACGCCGCTGATCACCGGCGAGGTCACGGCCGTCGAGGTCGACACCGAGCCGGGTGCAGGCCGCCGGCTGGTGCTCCGCGGCTACGACCCGGGGCACCGGCTGCTGCGCAACCGGCGGGTCGCCGGCTACCCGCAGATGACGGCGTCGGACATCGTGCGCCGGATCGCCGCACAGTGCGGGCTGGCCCTCGGGCGGGTCGACGCCACCCCGACCGTGTACGAGCTGGCGACGCAGCCCAACATCACGGACTGGGACTACCTGTCGCGCCTCGCGGCGGAGAACGACGTCCGGCTGTCCTTCGACCCGGACGGCCGGCTGGAGTTCGCGGCGCTGCGCCCCGCATCGGGTGCGCCGGCGGAGACCACGCCGGCGCTGCAGAGCCCGTACGTCCTGGAGTGGGGGCACAACGTCCTGCAGAGCCGTGTCGCGCTGACGTCCGCCGGGCAGGTGGACCGGGTGACGGTCCGCGGCTGGGACATGCTCGCGAAGCGGCCGCTGGCAGCGCCGGCGCCCGCCGGGAGCAGCCCGGACGTGCTGGCCGACCTGTCGGCGGAGCAGCTCGCCGCGCCGTTCGGGCGGGCCGAGCTGAACGCGACGCGCACCCCGTACACGGCCGCGTCGGAGGTGGCGCACGCGGCGCGGGCCCTCGCGGACGACGTGGCGGGCTCGTTCGCGGAGCTGGAGGTGGCGGTGACCGGCAATCCGGGGCTGCTGCCGGGGCGGCCGGTCGCGGTGAAGGGTGCCGGGTTCCCGTTCGAGGGGAAGTACACGGCGACCGGTGTCCGGCACGTGTTCGCGTCGGGCCGCCCGTACGTCACCTGGCTGACCGTGTCGGGGCGGCAGTTCCGGTCCCTGTACGGGCTCGCCTCGGGCGGCGCGGGCGGCGGCGACGGGGGGTCCGGCGGGGCGGCGGCCGCGCTGCCGGGGGTGGCGGTGGCGCTGGTGACGAACGTGAAGGACCCGCTGGGCCTGGGCCGGGTGCGGCTGCGCTTCCCCTGGCTGTCGGACACGTACGAGAGCGGCTGGTGCCGGGTCGCCCAGTTCGGCGGTACGGGCGGGGGCGGGCTGCTGCTGCCCGACGTCAACGACGAGGTGCTGTGCGCCTTCGACCGCGGCTCCCTGGAACACCCGTACGTCCTGGCCGGCCTGTACAACGGGGTGGACCGGGCGACGCCCGAACCCGACGGCATCGCCGTGGTCGACCCGACCGGCGGGAAGGTCAACTGGCGTTCCCTGACGGCCCGCAGCGGGCACACGGTGGAGCTGCTGGAACGCTCGGGCGCGGCCCGATCCGGCAGCGGCATCCGGCTGAGCACGGGCGACGGTGCGGTGACGGTGCGGTTGGACGAGGCCCGGACGGAGCTGACGGTCACGAGCGACGGCACGGTCACGATCCGGGGCGCCCGCGGGGTGGCGGTGGAGTCGGGCGGCGACCTGGCGCTGTCCGCGACGGGCGAGCTGAAGCTCAGCGGCGGGACGGGACTGGTGCTGGAGTCGGGGCGCGGCGTCGACGTGCGGGCCCGGGTCGGGGTGGACGTGCAGACGCCCGGCCGGGTCGGGATCCAGGCGCTCGGCAACGTCGGGATCACCGCGGCGACGGTCGCCCTCACGGGCGTGACGACCCGCAACGGCGTGCCCTTCTGA
- a CDS encoding GNAT family N-acetyltransferase: MTEQPDRTPTPAPTPPAYPVRTGRLALRPVRADDLDAVHAYRSLPEIARHLPHEPHTREETRKTLERLAAGQALAAPGDWLGLAVETAQGRVIGEVLLRRDDRAPLTGEIGFVFHPGVHGTGIATEAVTAALGLAFDTFGWHRVTGVCTVRNTASAALMRRVGMRLEGVARQDAHRKGAWQDRLHFALLAAEHRRPRPRSADEQAVDAAVAAFYAAFTRRGGGPVTLDGVRAVLAPGAVIERVNPDGSVDRMDTESFIAPREALLNGPDLTDFTEAEAGATTLVAGGTAIRTGEYAKWGVRAGTAFSGWGRKTFRLARADDGDWLVESFCWTDEPEAAAAH; this comes from the coding sequence ATGACCGAGCAGCCCGACCGTACGCCGACGCCCGCGCCGACCCCGCCCGCCTACCCCGTCCGCACCGGGCGGCTCGCGCTGCGGCCGGTCCGCGCCGACGACCTGGACGCCGTCCACGCCTACCGCTCCCTGCCCGAGATAGCCCGACACCTGCCGCACGAGCCGCACACCCGCGAGGAGACGCGGAAGACCCTGGAGCGGCTGGCGGCAGGCCAGGCGCTCGCGGCCCCCGGGGACTGGCTCGGCCTCGCGGTCGAGACCGCGCAGGGCCGCGTCATCGGCGAGGTGCTCCTCCGGCGCGACGACCGGGCACCGCTGACCGGCGAGATCGGCTTCGTCTTCCACCCCGGGGTCCACGGCACGGGCATCGCGACGGAAGCCGTCACGGCCGCCCTCGGCCTGGCCTTCGACACGTTCGGCTGGCACCGCGTCACCGGCGTGTGCACGGTCCGCAACACCGCCTCCGCCGCGCTGATGCGGCGCGTCGGCATGCGGCTGGAGGGCGTCGCCCGGCAGGACGCCCACCGCAAGGGCGCCTGGCAGGACCGCCTCCACTTCGCGCTGCTCGCCGCCGAACACCGCCGCCCGCGCCCGCGGTCCGCCGACGAACAGGCCGTCGACGCAGCCGTCGCCGCCTTTTACGCCGCGTTCACCCGCCGCGGCGGTGGGCCCGTCACGCTCGACGGCGTGCGCGCCGTCCTCGCGCCGGGAGCCGTGATCGAGAGGGTCAACCCGGACGGCTCCGTCGACCGGATGGACACGGAATCCTTCATCGCCCCCCGCGAAGCCCTGCTGAACGGACCGGACCTGACCGACTTCACCGAGGCGGAGGCCGGGGCGACGACCCTCGTCGCGGGCGGCACCGCCATCCGCACCGGCGAGTACGCCAAGTGGGGAGTCCGCGCCGGCACCGCCTTCTCCGGCTGGGGCCGCAAGACGTTCCGGCTGGCCAGGGCGGACGACGGCGACTGGCTCGTCGAGTCCTTCTGCTGGACCGACGAACCGGAGGCCGCGGCCGCGCACTGA
- a CDS encoding discoidin domain-containing protein yields the protein MPETGTSPCPECAAPTRTSGQSFCDSCGAFLRWDAAGTPRGGDAPGAAPRGTAGDPAEAETLPLPAVPPEAGGTARQAPPVPAGDREPDAGAGSGTEGGGAPGRAGGEAGKRRPAPRTDAGGGAEGARDADRDVHGPPDRAPEHAPEHAAGPHREPHPRTRDGRDPEPASDGGGADPAGGGPAGRTADPEPSPAPPAPPSPPTTPSPSAPAAPPAPGRPGARSGPGAAASADAARALLVPVPAAEAAPESGDAPGTVLPGLPEAARPRMRAPQPADPAPQGPPCPACNTPNPPVRTFCRCCAGSLKDAQREPGEGPFAGQRPRLDRGRRRWTVRVLVVTGLALLLVGGVIGGPPAVRAVQDHFAKRVAVRPTGWSASHSGAGHGPELAFDSYSNTWWGTGYAGDSNGQYLQADFAQPVDLLAVLVTPGASKRPGQAAGQARPQEIDLVVTDSAGRTKTVHKTLDDGGVQRVEVRRRDAVSVRIVLRSAYGAGADRQVAVAEVEFFGRSRT from the coding sequence ATGCCCGAGACCGGGACCTCCCCCTGCCCCGAGTGCGCGGCACCGACGCGTACGAGCGGCCAGTCGTTCTGCGACTCCTGCGGCGCCTTCCTGCGCTGGGACGCCGCGGGCACCCCCCGCGGCGGCGATGCGCCCGGGGCCGCTCCCCGTGGCACCGCCGGGGACCCGGCCGAAGCGGAGACGCTGCCGCTGCCCGCGGTGCCGCCGGAGGCGGGCGGCACGGCCCGGCAGGCGCCGCCGGTCCCGGCCGGGGACCGGGAGCCGGACGCCGGGGCCGGCTCCGGCACGGAGGGCGGCGGCGCGCCGGGCCGTGCGGGCGGGGAGGCCGGGAAACGGCGGCCGGCTCCGCGGACGGACGCCGGCGGCGGGGCGGAGGGCGCGCGGGATGCCGACCGGGACGTCCACGGGCCGCCGGACCGCGCGCCGGAGCACGCGCCGGAGCACGCTGCCGGGCCGCACCGCGAGCCGCACCCCCGCACCCGGGACGGCCGGGACCCGGAACCCGCCTCGGACGGCGGCGGTGCGGACCCGGCGGGCGGCGGCCCCGCCGGTCGCACGGCAGACCCCGAGCCCTCCCCCGCACCGCCCGCACCGCCGTCGCCGCCTACAACGCCGTCGCCGTCTGCACCGGCTGCGCCCCCGGCCCCCGGGCGGCCCGGCGCACGGTCCGGCCCCGGGGCGGCGGCCTCCGCGGACGCCGCGCGGGCCCTGCTGGTCCCCGTCCCTGCAGCCGAGGCCGCCCCGGAATCCGGCGACGCCCCCGGCACGGTGCTTCCGGGGCTGCCGGAGGCGGCCCGGCCGAGGATGCGGGCCCCGCAGCCGGCCGACCCGGCCCCGCAGGGCCCGCCGTGCCCGGCCTGCAACACCCCCAACCCGCCCGTGCGCACGTTCTGCCGCTGCTGCGCCGGCTCCCTGAAAGACGCTCAGCGCGAGCCAGGAGAAGGGCCGTTCGCGGGGCAGCGGCCACGGCTCGACCGGGGCCGGCGGCGCTGGACCGTCCGGGTCCTGGTCGTGACGGGACTCGCCCTGCTGCTCGTCGGCGGCGTGATCGGCGGCCCGCCCGCGGTGCGCGCCGTGCAGGACCACTTCGCGAAGCGGGTCGCCGTCCGCCCGACCGGCTGGAGCGCCTCGCACTCCGGTGCGGGCCACGGGCCGGAGCTGGCCTTCGACAGCTACTCCAACACCTGGTGGGGCACCGGGTACGCGGGCGACTCCAACGGCCAGTACCTCCAGGCCGACTTCGCCCAGCCGGTGGACCTGCTGGCCGTGCTGGTCACGCCGGGCGCCTCCAAGCGGCCGGGCCAGGCCGCCGGCCAGGCGCGGCCGCAGGAGATCGACCTGGTCGTCACCGACTCCGCGGGCCGGACGAAGACGGTGCACAAGACGCTGGACGACGGCGGGGTGCAGCGGGTCGAGGTGCGCCGCCGGGACGCCGTGTCGGTGCGCATCGTGCTGCGGTCGGCGTACGGCGCCGGCGCGGACCGCCAGGTCGCGGTCGCGGAGGTCGAGTTCTTCGGCCGGTCCCGGACGTGA